One Prunus dulcis chromosome 7, ALMONDv2, whole genome shotgun sequence DNA segment encodes these proteins:
- the LOC117634309 gene encoding calmodulin-binding protein 60 E-like isoform X1 yields the protein MESSGSMRVEKRGYEEGVELDDDAEGGHAPEPKKQRLPALARFLFPTLIFGFYDLFLLIKGVIVESLKVDSLQRLCSSLEPLLRRIVSEEVERALTKLDHAELAGRSPPPRIQGPEGRTLQLQFKTRMPPHLFTGAKVEGEQGAAIHVVLLDHSTGTVLQTGPESAAKLNVVVLEGDFNEEADDIWTKEHFENHEVKEREGKRPLLTGDLQITLKEGVGTLGDLTFTDNSSWTRSRKFRLGVKISPGYCEGIRICEAKTDAFSVKDHRGELYKKHYPPALHDEVWRLDRIAKDGALHKKLIKAEIVTVEDFLRLLVKDPQKLRSMLGSGMSNRMWENTVEHAKTCVLGGKLYVYYTDQTHSTGVVFNHIYELRGLIADGQFLPLESLTHSQKVSVDSLVKKAYDNWHQVIEYDGKVLHSLVSHKKVTKASAAPVTLADHNNYAIDHHSAATQNMQQYTSQFGEQFQTENNHPSVPQYIEFPFVRSDQTALLKFNNPEPAALSGSMGYMPVGGSHFSGDWSRPNNGSGLEDFVADEIRFRSSEMLESDDMQRLLKTFSMGVGVGAGAGFGASDEACYNYSVQYEPQIGQSFRKEQAKSSGKAVVGWLKLKAALRWGIFIRKRAAERRAQLTELD from the exons ATGGAAAGTTCAGGAAGCATGAGGGTGGAGAAGAGAGGGTATGAAGAGGGCGTGGAATTGGATGATGATGCAGAAGGCGGCCACGCGCCAGAGCCAAAGAAGCAGAGATTGCCCGCTTTGGCAAGGTTTTTATTTCCTACTTTGATATTTGGATTTTATGACTTGTTTCTGCTAATTAAAGG TGTAATTGTTGAATCTTTGAAGGTAGATAGCTTGCAAAGACTTTGCTCATCTTTGGAGCCTCTTCTCCGCAGAATT GTTAGTGAAGAAGTGGAGCGTGCTTTGACAAAGTTAGACCATGCTGAACTGGCTGGAAG GTCTCCACCACCAAGAATACAGGGCCCAGAAGGAAGAACTCTGCAACTACAATTCAAAACAAGAATGCCTCCTCATCTGTTCACAGGTGCAAAGGTTGAAGGAGAGCAAGGAGCAGCAATTCATGTCGTCTTGCTAGACCACAGCACAGGCACTGTTTTGCAAACAGGGCCTGAATCAGCCGCAAAACTGAATGTTGTGGTGCTGGAAGGTGACTTTAATGAGGAAGCTGATGATATTTGGACCAAAGAACACTTTGAAAACCATGAAGTAAAGGAACGTGAGGGGAAAAGGCCACTTTTGACAGGGGATCTACAAATTACTCTCAAGGAAGGGGTAGGTACTCTTGGAGATCTTACCTTCACTGACAATTCTAGCTGGACAAGGAGCAGGAAATTCAGGCTTGGTGTTAAGATTTCCCCTGGATATTGTGAGGGCATTCGTATTTGTGAGGCTAAAACAGATGCTTTTTCTGTTAAAGATCACAGGGGAGAAT TGTACAAGAAACACTACCCACCGGCTTTGCATGACGAAGTTTGGAGATTGGATAGAATAGCAAAGGATGGAGCTCTGCACAAAAAACTGATTAAGGCTGAGATTGTAACTGTTGAAGACTTTCTTCGCCTTCTTGTCAAGGACCCACAGAAATTAAGAAGC aTGCTTGGGAGTGGGATGTCCAATAGGATGTGGGAAAATACAGTGGAGCATGCAAAAACTTGTGTCTTGGGTGGGAAGCTCTATGTTTACTACACTGATCAAACTCACAGCACTGGTGTTGTTTTCAACCATATTTATGAGCTCAGAGGTCTTATTGCTGATGGGCAGTTTCTTCCTTTGGAGTCGCTTACCCACAGTCAGAAG GTTTCAGTGGATTCTCTGGTGAAGAAAGCATATGATAATTGGCATCAAGTCATAGAATATGATGGAAAAGTCTTACACTCTCTTGTCAGCCACAAAAAGGTTACGAAAGCCTCAGCTGCACCTGTGACTCTGGCCGACCACAACAATTATGCTATAGACCACCATTCTGCAGCTACTCAGAATATGCAGCAGTATACCTCTCAATTCGGCGAACAGTTCCAAACAGAAAATAACCACCCATCAGTCCCTCAGTACATTGAATTTCCATTTGTGAGGTCCGATCAAACAGCATTGCTTAAATTTAATAACCCAGAACCAGCAGCATTATCTGGCAGCATGGGTTACATGCCAGTTGGAGGTTCACATTTTTCAGGAGATTGGTCACGGCCAAACAACGGGAGTGGATTGGAAGATTTCGTGGCTGATGAAATCCGTTTCAGGAGTTCAGAGATGTTGGAGAGTGATGACATGCAAAGACTGCTCAAGACATTTAGTATGGGAGTCGGTGTAGGAGCAGGAGCGGGTTTTGGTGCTTCTGATGAGGCTTGTTACAATTACAGTGTACAGTATGAGCCTCAGATAGGCCAGTCATTCAGGAAGGAGCAAGCAAAGAGCTCAGGAAAGGCTGTAGTTGGATGGCTTAAGCTCAAAGCCGCTTTAAGGTGGGGAATATTTATTAGGAAGAGAGCTGCAGAAAGGAGAGCTCAGCTCACCGAGCTAGACTGA
- the LOC117634309 gene encoding calmodulin-binding protein 60 E-like isoform X4, whose product MPPHLFTGAKVEGEQGAAIHVVLLDHSTGTVLQTGPESAAKLNVVVLEGDFNEEADDIWTKEHFENHEVKEREGKRPLLTGDLQITLKEGVGTLGDLTFTDNSSWTRSRKFRLGVKISPGYCEGIRICEAKTDAFSVKDHRGELYKKHYPPALHDEVWRLDRIAKDGALHKKLIKAEIVTVEDFLRLLVKDPQKLRSMLGSGMSNRMWENTVEHAKTCVLGGKLYVYYTDQTHSTGVVFNHIYELRGLIADGQFLPLESLTHSQKVSVDSLVKKAYDNWHQVIEYDGKVLHSLVSHKKVTKASAAPVTLADHNNYAIDHHSAATQNMQQYTSQFGEQFQTENNHPSVPQYIEFPFVRSDQTALLKFNNPEPAALSGSMGYMPVGGSHFSGDWSRPNNGSGLEDFVADEIRFRSSEMLESDDMQRLLKTFSMGVGVGAGAGFGASDEACYNYSVQYEPQIGQSFRKEQAKSSGKAVVGWLKLKAALRWGIFIRKRAAERRAQLTELD is encoded by the exons ATGCCTCCTCATCTGTTCACAGGTGCAAAGGTTGAAGGAGAGCAAGGAGCAGCAATTCATGTCGTCTTGCTAGACCACAGCACAGGCACTGTTTTGCAAACAGGGCCTGAATCAGCCGCAAAACTGAATGTTGTGGTGCTGGAAGGTGACTTTAATGAGGAAGCTGATGATATTTGGACCAAAGAACACTTTGAAAACCATGAAGTAAAGGAACGTGAGGGGAAAAGGCCACTTTTGACAGGGGATCTACAAATTACTCTCAAGGAAGGGGTAGGTACTCTTGGAGATCTTACCTTCACTGACAATTCTAGCTGGACAAGGAGCAGGAAATTCAGGCTTGGTGTTAAGATTTCCCCTGGATATTGTGAGGGCATTCGTATTTGTGAGGCTAAAACAGATGCTTTTTCTGTTAAAGATCACAGGGGAGAAT TGTACAAGAAACACTACCCACCGGCTTTGCATGACGAAGTTTGGAGATTGGATAGAATAGCAAAGGATGGAGCTCTGCACAAAAAACTGATTAAGGCTGAGATTGTAACTGTTGAAGACTTTCTTCGCCTTCTTGTCAAGGACCCACAGAAATTAAGAAGC aTGCTTGGGAGTGGGATGTCCAATAGGATGTGGGAAAATACAGTGGAGCATGCAAAAACTTGTGTCTTGGGTGGGAAGCTCTATGTTTACTACACTGATCAAACTCACAGCACTGGTGTTGTTTTCAACCATATTTATGAGCTCAGAGGTCTTATTGCTGATGGGCAGTTTCTTCCTTTGGAGTCGCTTACCCACAGTCAGAAG GTTTCAGTGGATTCTCTGGTGAAGAAAGCATATGATAATTGGCATCAAGTCATAGAATATGATGGAAAAGTCTTACACTCTCTTGTCAGCCACAAAAAGGTTACGAAAGCCTCAGCTGCACCTGTGACTCTGGCCGACCACAACAATTATGCTATAGACCACCATTCTGCAGCTACTCAGAATATGCAGCAGTATACCTCTCAATTCGGCGAACAGTTCCAAACAGAAAATAACCACCCATCAGTCCCTCAGTACATTGAATTTCCATTTGTGAGGTCCGATCAAACAGCATTGCTTAAATTTAATAACCCAGAACCAGCAGCATTATCTGGCAGCATGGGTTACATGCCAGTTGGAGGTTCACATTTTTCAGGAGATTGGTCACGGCCAAACAACGGGAGTGGATTGGAAGATTTCGTGGCTGATGAAATCCGTTTCAGGAGTTCAGAGATGTTGGAGAGTGATGACATGCAAAGACTGCTCAAGACATTTAGTATGGGAGTCGGTGTAGGAGCAGGAGCGGGTTTTGGTGCTTCTGATGAGGCTTGTTACAATTACAGTGTACAGTATGAGCCTCAGATAGGCCAGTCATTCAGGAAGGAGCAAGCAAAGAGCTCAGGAAAGGCTGTAGTTGGATGGCTTAAGCTCAAAGCCGCTTTAAGGTGGGGAATATTTATTAGGAAGAGAGCTGCAGAAAGGAGAGCTCAGCTCACCGAGCTAGACTGA
- the LOC117634309 gene encoding calmodulin-binding protein 60 E-like isoform X2: MRVEKRGYEEGVELDDDAEGGHAPEPKKQRLPALARFLFPTLIFGFYDLFLLIKGVIVESLKVDSLQRLCSSLEPLLRRIVSEEVERALTKLDHAELAGRSPPPRIQGPEGRTLQLQFKTRMPPHLFTGAKVEGEQGAAIHVVLLDHSTGTVLQTGPESAAKLNVVVLEGDFNEEADDIWTKEHFENHEVKEREGKRPLLTGDLQITLKEGVGTLGDLTFTDNSSWTRSRKFRLGVKISPGYCEGIRICEAKTDAFSVKDHRGELYKKHYPPALHDEVWRLDRIAKDGALHKKLIKAEIVTVEDFLRLLVKDPQKLRSMLGSGMSNRMWENTVEHAKTCVLGGKLYVYYTDQTHSTGVVFNHIYELRGLIADGQFLPLESLTHSQKVSVDSLVKKAYDNWHQVIEYDGKVLHSLVSHKKVTKASAAPVTLADHNNYAIDHHSAATQNMQQYTSQFGEQFQTENNHPSVPQYIEFPFVRSDQTALLKFNNPEPAALSGSMGYMPVGGSHFSGDWSRPNNGSGLEDFVADEIRFRSSEMLESDDMQRLLKTFSMGVGVGAGAGFGASDEACYNYSVQYEPQIGQSFRKEQAKSSGKAVVGWLKLKAALRWGIFIRKRAAERRAQLTELD, encoded by the exons ATGAGGGTGGAGAAGAGAGGGTATGAAGAGGGCGTGGAATTGGATGATGATGCAGAAGGCGGCCACGCGCCAGAGCCAAAGAAGCAGAGATTGCCCGCTTTGGCAAGGTTTTTATTTCCTACTTTGATATTTGGATTTTATGACTTGTTTCTGCTAATTAAAGG TGTAATTGTTGAATCTTTGAAGGTAGATAGCTTGCAAAGACTTTGCTCATCTTTGGAGCCTCTTCTCCGCAGAATT GTTAGTGAAGAAGTGGAGCGTGCTTTGACAAAGTTAGACCATGCTGAACTGGCTGGAAG GTCTCCACCACCAAGAATACAGGGCCCAGAAGGAAGAACTCTGCAACTACAATTCAAAACAAGAATGCCTCCTCATCTGTTCACAGGTGCAAAGGTTGAAGGAGAGCAAGGAGCAGCAATTCATGTCGTCTTGCTAGACCACAGCACAGGCACTGTTTTGCAAACAGGGCCTGAATCAGCCGCAAAACTGAATGTTGTGGTGCTGGAAGGTGACTTTAATGAGGAAGCTGATGATATTTGGACCAAAGAACACTTTGAAAACCATGAAGTAAAGGAACGTGAGGGGAAAAGGCCACTTTTGACAGGGGATCTACAAATTACTCTCAAGGAAGGGGTAGGTACTCTTGGAGATCTTACCTTCACTGACAATTCTAGCTGGACAAGGAGCAGGAAATTCAGGCTTGGTGTTAAGATTTCCCCTGGATATTGTGAGGGCATTCGTATTTGTGAGGCTAAAACAGATGCTTTTTCTGTTAAAGATCACAGGGGAGAAT TGTACAAGAAACACTACCCACCGGCTTTGCATGACGAAGTTTGGAGATTGGATAGAATAGCAAAGGATGGAGCTCTGCACAAAAAACTGATTAAGGCTGAGATTGTAACTGTTGAAGACTTTCTTCGCCTTCTTGTCAAGGACCCACAGAAATTAAGAAGC aTGCTTGGGAGTGGGATGTCCAATAGGATGTGGGAAAATACAGTGGAGCATGCAAAAACTTGTGTCTTGGGTGGGAAGCTCTATGTTTACTACACTGATCAAACTCACAGCACTGGTGTTGTTTTCAACCATATTTATGAGCTCAGAGGTCTTATTGCTGATGGGCAGTTTCTTCCTTTGGAGTCGCTTACCCACAGTCAGAAG GTTTCAGTGGATTCTCTGGTGAAGAAAGCATATGATAATTGGCATCAAGTCATAGAATATGATGGAAAAGTCTTACACTCTCTTGTCAGCCACAAAAAGGTTACGAAAGCCTCAGCTGCACCTGTGACTCTGGCCGACCACAACAATTATGCTATAGACCACCATTCTGCAGCTACTCAGAATATGCAGCAGTATACCTCTCAATTCGGCGAACAGTTCCAAACAGAAAATAACCACCCATCAGTCCCTCAGTACATTGAATTTCCATTTGTGAGGTCCGATCAAACAGCATTGCTTAAATTTAATAACCCAGAACCAGCAGCATTATCTGGCAGCATGGGTTACATGCCAGTTGGAGGTTCACATTTTTCAGGAGATTGGTCACGGCCAAACAACGGGAGTGGATTGGAAGATTTCGTGGCTGATGAAATCCGTTTCAGGAGTTCAGAGATGTTGGAGAGTGATGACATGCAAAGACTGCTCAAGACATTTAGTATGGGAGTCGGTGTAGGAGCAGGAGCGGGTTTTGGTGCTTCTGATGAGGCTTGTTACAATTACAGTGTACAGTATGAGCCTCAGATAGGCCAGTCATTCAGGAAGGAGCAAGCAAAGAGCTCAGGAAAGGCTGTAGTTGGATGGCTTAAGCTCAAAGCCGCTTTAAGGTGGGGAATATTTATTAGGAAGAGAGCTGCAGAAAGGAGAGCTCAGCTCACCGAGCTAGACTGA
- the LOC117634309 gene encoding calmodulin-binding protein 60 E-like isoform X3: MESSGSMRVEKRGYEEGVELDDDAEGGHAPEPKKQRLPALASVIVESLKVDSLQRLCSSLEPLLRRIVSEEVERALTKLDHAELAGRSPPPRIQGPEGRTLQLQFKTRMPPHLFTGAKVEGEQGAAIHVVLLDHSTGTVLQTGPESAAKLNVVVLEGDFNEEADDIWTKEHFENHEVKEREGKRPLLTGDLQITLKEGVGTLGDLTFTDNSSWTRSRKFRLGVKISPGYCEGIRICEAKTDAFSVKDHRGELYKKHYPPALHDEVWRLDRIAKDGALHKKLIKAEIVTVEDFLRLLVKDPQKLRSMLGSGMSNRMWENTVEHAKTCVLGGKLYVYYTDQTHSTGVVFNHIYELRGLIADGQFLPLESLTHSQKVSVDSLVKKAYDNWHQVIEYDGKVLHSLVSHKKVTKASAAPVTLADHNNYAIDHHSAATQNMQQYTSQFGEQFQTENNHPSVPQYIEFPFVRSDQTALLKFNNPEPAALSGSMGYMPVGGSHFSGDWSRPNNGSGLEDFVADEIRFRSSEMLESDDMQRLLKTFSMGVGVGAGAGFGASDEACYNYSVQYEPQIGQSFRKEQAKSSGKAVVGWLKLKAALRWGIFIRKRAAERRAQLTELD; this comes from the exons ATGGAAAGTTCAGGAAGCATGAGGGTGGAGAAGAGAGGGTATGAAGAGGGCGTGGAATTGGATGATGATGCAGAAGGCGGCCACGCGCCAGAGCCAAAGAAGCAGAGATTGCCCGCTTTGGCAAG TGTAATTGTTGAATCTTTGAAGGTAGATAGCTTGCAAAGACTTTGCTCATCTTTGGAGCCTCTTCTCCGCAGAATT GTTAGTGAAGAAGTGGAGCGTGCTTTGACAAAGTTAGACCATGCTGAACTGGCTGGAAG GTCTCCACCACCAAGAATACAGGGCCCAGAAGGAAGAACTCTGCAACTACAATTCAAAACAAGAATGCCTCCTCATCTGTTCACAGGTGCAAAGGTTGAAGGAGAGCAAGGAGCAGCAATTCATGTCGTCTTGCTAGACCACAGCACAGGCACTGTTTTGCAAACAGGGCCTGAATCAGCCGCAAAACTGAATGTTGTGGTGCTGGAAGGTGACTTTAATGAGGAAGCTGATGATATTTGGACCAAAGAACACTTTGAAAACCATGAAGTAAAGGAACGTGAGGGGAAAAGGCCACTTTTGACAGGGGATCTACAAATTACTCTCAAGGAAGGGGTAGGTACTCTTGGAGATCTTACCTTCACTGACAATTCTAGCTGGACAAGGAGCAGGAAATTCAGGCTTGGTGTTAAGATTTCCCCTGGATATTGTGAGGGCATTCGTATTTGTGAGGCTAAAACAGATGCTTTTTCTGTTAAAGATCACAGGGGAGAAT TGTACAAGAAACACTACCCACCGGCTTTGCATGACGAAGTTTGGAGATTGGATAGAATAGCAAAGGATGGAGCTCTGCACAAAAAACTGATTAAGGCTGAGATTGTAACTGTTGAAGACTTTCTTCGCCTTCTTGTCAAGGACCCACAGAAATTAAGAAGC aTGCTTGGGAGTGGGATGTCCAATAGGATGTGGGAAAATACAGTGGAGCATGCAAAAACTTGTGTCTTGGGTGGGAAGCTCTATGTTTACTACACTGATCAAACTCACAGCACTGGTGTTGTTTTCAACCATATTTATGAGCTCAGAGGTCTTATTGCTGATGGGCAGTTTCTTCCTTTGGAGTCGCTTACCCACAGTCAGAAG GTTTCAGTGGATTCTCTGGTGAAGAAAGCATATGATAATTGGCATCAAGTCATAGAATATGATGGAAAAGTCTTACACTCTCTTGTCAGCCACAAAAAGGTTACGAAAGCCTCAGCTGCACCTGTGACTCTGGCCGACCACAACAATTATGCTATAGACCACCATTCTGCAGCTACTCAGAATATGCAGCAGTATACCTCTCAATTCGGCGAACAGTTCCAAACAGAAAATAACCACCCATCAGTCCCTCAGTACATTGAATTTCCATTTGTGAGGTCCGATCAAACAGCATTGCTTAAATTTAATAACCCAGAACCAGCAGCATTATCTGGCAGCATGGGTTACATGCCAGTTGGAGGTTCACATTTTTCAGGAGATTGGTCACGGCCAAACAACGGGAGTGGATTGGAAGATTTCGTGGCTGATGAAATCCGTTTCAGGAGTTCAGAGATGTTGGAGAGTGATGACATGCAAAGACTGCTCAAGACATTTAGTATGGGAGTCGGTGTAGGAGCAGGAGCGGGTTTTGGTGCTTCTGATGAGGCTTGTTACAATTACAGTGTACAGTATGAGCCTCAGATAGGCCAGTCATTCAGGAAGGAGCAAGCAAAGAGCTCAGGAAAGGCTGTAGTTGGATGGCTTAAGCTCAAAGCCGCTTTAAGGTGGGGAATATTTATTAGGAAGAGAGCTGCAGAAAGGAGAGCTCAGCTCACCGAGCTAGACTGA
- the LOC117634314 gene encoding VAMP-like protein YKT61, whose protein sequence is MKITALLVLKCNPDESDPIILANASDTSHFGYFQRSSVKEFIVFVGRTVAKRTPSGQRQSVKHEEYKVHAYNSNGLCALGFMDDHYPVRSAFSLLNQVLDEYQKKFGDSWRTAQQDSTQTWPYLGEALTKFQDPAEADKLLKIQRELDETKIILHKTIDSVLARGERLDSLVEKSSDLSAASQMFYKQAKQANQCCTIL, encoded by the exons aTGAAGATCACGGCCTTGCTGGTCCTCAAGTGCAACCCGGACGAATCCGACCCGATCATTCTGGCCAACGCCTCCGATACCAGTCACTTCGGCTACTTCCAGAGGTCCAGCGTCAAGGAGTTCATCGTCTTCGTCGGTCGCACCGTTGCCAAACGGACCCCATCCGGACAACGTCAGTCCGTCAAGCATGAAG AGTATAAAGTGCATGCTTACAACAGCAATGGTCTTTGTGCGCTGGGCTTTATGGATGACCACTATCCTGTCCGAAGTGCATTTTCTTTGCTCAACCAG GTGCTAGATGAATATCAGAAAAAATTTGGTGATTCTTGGAGGACTGCACAACAGGACAGCACACAAACATGGCCCTATTTGGGTGAGGCCCTGACCAAGTTCCAG gaCCCTGCAGAGGCTGATAAGTTGTTGAAAATTCAGAGGGAATTagatgaaacaaaaattatcCTT CATAAGACCATTGATAGCGTGCTTGCACGAGGTGAGAGACTTGACAGTTTAGTTGAGAAGAGTTCAGATCTTAGTGCAGCATCGCAG ATGTTCTACAAGCAGGCAAAACAGGCCAATCAGTGTTGTACCATATTGTAA
- the LOC117634316 gene encoding uncharacterized protein LOC117634316: MSRRSATCLRCCLVVFAVVSALGVCGPALYWRFKKSIRLGDSKTSCPTCNCDCPPPLSLLKIAPGLANLSVTDCGSNDPDLKQEMEKQFVDLLTEELKLQEAVAAEHTRHMNITFAEAKRVASQYQKEAEKCNAATETCEEARERAQALFIKERKVTLLWERRARQMGWEGL, from the exons atgtCAAGGCGATCTGCTACTTGTTTGAGATGTTGTTTGGTGGTGTTTGCAGTAGTTTCAGCATTGGGGGTATGTGGTCCGGCCTTGTATTGGAGGTTCAAGAAGAGTATAAGGTTGGGGGATTCTAAAACTTCTTGCCCTACCTGCAACTGTGATTGCCCTCCTCCTTTGTCCCTTCTCAAGATTGCTCCTG GATTGGCCAATCTCTCAGTCACAG ATTGTGGAAGTAATGACCCAGATCTGAAGCAGGAAATGGAGAAGCAGTTTGTGGACCTTTTAACAGAGGAATTGAAGTTGCAAGAGGCTGTTGCTGCAGAGCACACCCGACACATGAACATCACATTTGCTGAAGCAAAGAGGGTGGCTTCTCAGTACCAGAAAGAAGCAGAAAAGTGCAATGCTGCAACAGAAACTTGTGAGGAGGCAAGAGAGCGTGCTCAGGCATTGTTTATCAAGGAGAGAAAGGTGACTTTGTTGTGGGAAAGACGAGCCCGTCAAATGGGTTGGGAAGGGCTATAG
- the LOC117634315 gene encoding temperature-induced lipocalin-1, which yields MAKKTMDVVKGLDLQRYMGRWYEIASFPSRFQPKNGENTRATYTLRDDGTVNVLNETWSDGKRSSIEGTAYKADPSSEEAKLKVKFYVPPFLPIIPVVGDYWVLFIDEDYQYALIGQPSRNYLWILSRQPRLDDEIYNQLVQRAKDEEYDVSKLHKTPQSETPPEGEEGPKDTKGIWWFKSLLGK from the exons ATGGCGAAGAAAACCATGGATGTGGTGAAGGGTCTGGATTTGCAGAGGTACATGGGGCGCTGGTACGAGATAGCCTCATTTCCGTCAAGGTTTCAGCCCAAGAACGGAGAGAACACGAGGGCCACCTACACTCTGAGAGATGATGGGACTGTGAACGTGCTCAATGAGACTTGGTCTGATGGAAAAAGAAGCTCCATAGAGGGCACTGCATACAAGGCCGACCCCTCCAGCGAAGAGGCCAAACTCAAAGTGAAATTCTACGTTCCTCCATTTTTGCCCATCATCCCTGTTGTTGGTGATTACtgggttttgtttattgatGAGGATTATCAGTATGCTTTGATTGGCCAGCCTAGCAGGAATTACCtttgg ATATTAAGCAGGCAGCCTCGTCTAGATGATGAAATTTACAACCAGCTAGTTCAAAGGGCCAAGGATGAGGAATATGATGTTAGCAAACTCCACAAGACACCTCAGAGTGAGACTCCACCGGAAGGAGAAGAAGGCCCCAAAGACACCAAGGGCATCTGGTGGTTCAAATCCCTCCTGGGAAAGTAG